From a single Gimesia fumaroli genomic region:
- a CDS encoding IS4 family transposase gives MPFIPASHSNAASFSLFNRSMMQNASLPLSDVINDQRWQQVFDEHEINFGSGEDDVYSPAITLWALISQVFFSGEQRSCKAAVIRVANLCAALGRRVCSTNTSAYCRARLKIPFIVIRDIVQQIAADAEAACDQNRVQTREQSAARLSPSSIADMKSRSTGGRILLVDGFTLTAADTPKNQRAYPQNPTQKPGLGFPVLRCVSLISMTTGLLVDLVSGPYSGKGSGETALFWQMLDALRPGDTLVADSYYCTYWLVSACRARGVQVLMKNHHLRDDHPQNARRLSKRERLVTWSRPLQRPDWMPRQEFWQQPLTLTLRLVDVQTNQPGYRAKTFTIATSITDRKASPARWIAAMYQSRWLIELDIRSIKCSLGMDILRAKSPDMVLTELWSCLLAYNLIRFKMLQSSLSTDRDPRSLSFATTQQMLAASWLLGAVTKLTDELVALGQQVPSSERVGHRTGRTEPRANKRRTKVLALLKQPRYHYHQQRKAIV, from the coding sequence ATGCCATTTATACCAGCTTCCCATTCGAATGCAGCATCATTTTCTCTTTTCAACCGCTCGATGATGCAAAATGCTTCGCTTCCGCTATCTGATGTAATCAACGATCAGCGCTGGCAGCAGGTCTTTGATGAACACGAAATCAATTTTGGTTCCGGCGAGGATGACGTTTACTCTCCCGCAATCACGCTCTGGGCCTTAATTTCTCAGGTCTTCTTTTCCGGCGAGCAACGCAGCTGTAAAGCGGCCGTGATCCGTGTTGCCAACCTGTGTGCCGCGCTGGGCCGACGGGTTTGCAGTACGAATACCAGTGCTTATTGTCGTGCGCGACTCAAAATCCCGTTTATCGTCATTCGAGACATTGTCCAACAAATTGCCGCTGATGCGGAAGCGGCCTGTGATCAGAATCGTGTCCAGACCAGAGAGCAGTCGGCGGCACGCCTCAGTCCTTCCAGCATCGCTGATATGAAATCACGGAGCACCGGCGGTCGCATTCTGCTGGTTGATGGCTTCACCCTCACGGCCGCCGATACTCCCAAGAATCAGCGTGCCTATCCACAGAACCCGACTCAGAAACCGGGGCTCGGGTTCCCCGTTCTACGCTGCGTTTCTCTGATCTCGATGACAACCGGACTGCTGGTGGATCTAGTGAGCGGGCCTTACAGCGGAAAAGGCAGTGGCGAAACGGCCCTGTTCTGGCAAATGCTGGATGCACTCCGACCGGGAGATACCCTGGTGGCAGACTCGTATTACTGCACGTACTGGCTGGTGAGTGCGTGCCGTGCGCGGGGCGTGCAGGTTTTGATGAAGAATCATCACCTGCGTGACGATCATCCCCAGAACGCACGGCGGCTGAGCAAACGGGAGCGACTGGTGACCTGGTCACGACCATTGCAACGTCCTGACTGGATGCCCCGTCAGGAATTCTGGCAACAACCGCTGACGCTCACTCTGCGTCTGGTCGATGTGCAGACCAATCAGCCGGGGTATCGCGCCAAAACGTTTACGATTGCCACCAGCATCACAGATCGGAAAGCATCCCCGGCGCGCTGGATCGCCGCCATGTATCAAAGCCGCTGGCTGATCGAACTGGATATTCGCAGCATCAAGTGTTCGCTGGGTATGGATATTCTGCGTGCGAAGTCTCCGGACATGGTGCTCACCGAACTCTGGTCGTGCCTGCTGGCGTACAATCTGATTCGGTTCAAAATGCTGCAAAGCAGTCTCTCAACAGACCGTGATCCGCGTTCCCTCTCGTTTGCCACCACGCAACAGATGCTGGCTGCCAGTTGGTTGTTGGGAGCCGTCACGAAGCTCACGGATGAGTTGGTTGCACTCGGACAACAGGTCCCCAGCAGCGAACGTGTGGGGCATCGCACTGGTCGAACAGAACCCAGAGCCAATAAACGCCGCACCAAAGTGCTGGCTTTGCTGAAGCAACCAAGATACCATTACCATCAACAACGGAAGGCAATCGTATGA
- a CDS encoding Ig-like domain-containing protein — MLRALGIIFLVLLGMLIAVGGGVLSHFLVNFDFIRLQSPLVQHGTENQNKLQQPIAPETFSQSEQVQAIPIQRHTRSASPINSAPAPNQQALTQVSGIATSTPPAVLTPLVLGDTTPNTFKIVEVASEGEIIWTGDALVNKGKKQILLKATTSTKITLEKVSGLFFETGKSYTLDLKQLEGATTTVSLQLPVQVSADNNQASFVIPNSNITKPGSYQLKITSLPTPLTVWTEEGGPTSLVYPKTTLKPVISIVSVHKYGTPNFVPATIYEMYDGYLRVRLSSATGNEKFIFVNDNNVFKKEIEVINRQRYPNSSNVWQYELNVPTKDITFPGTIYALLEQDSAHAYSTNGIKVNKATYVRDGVGITSALYNSDTDSLLETRDPNNYFTNQTEFKIKFTVQTTGGGNADGTQLVVNDSKGSHLAFINIGALSETPAPVELTINLRTVGKYTLVPMLMQGNQVIESVRIDPIQVSIATQGPIKGIVDASLFSQIPSGNEFTISFDKNYPLDYTSLVFNNATSANNTVTVTKVGGANPPVTITSLEPIPDSNAIKIKLSNATSAGNYQIQFTAGAKDLHGIALTGTYDVPKLVISDDISLAGSRGITGTTGNYVPYPEYTNPRENSVGFNPSDKVVTRIARLYYFRDAHRVAQIINRKIRSYNRHGVDMKTQLAGVALKLAEAATDLRKRNEKAAINAAVKARQSETKLEDLQQSLARRSNEIQQIQRDIQRMEGDLNRKEFLQNKTYEQQGTTEEQEDKEELRELNNSIVQENTVEQLKRARLSLSTAQADSAQTRSKIQLALAAVETARAEEIRLNDEWDDTQRKEERAYAEEFRKQVAAAHEDPDSYAEGSPKSDDPVEQVSISVIGTGLIQLRGPLKGVNEVRTMINQIDAPVGQVRISLHTIQINGEHGDRMEVVASKIQRYIDHARFLTSQSAQILRNSIVKVASQKAANIDAMCPDHSQHARDLKYVEAFFGADFLQALHELDSEFLKTGNKLLSLNSMDSTSLSSALFMMALAKNSVRMEILADFQMQIETQLPQDEQDYFIASGMTKKHDFKKFHFMAHNAKFVSLRGFFNADVAGDDTLTPLQREFIRLAQIFKSRLVTEIELKERILERSVIEDRIGNYKDMRKAALSEESDAKNAVRKAKTVRIKELMELTQEFQNMITVLSQDVNSLILLPTDVDTQNRDSKTWTSNKTYKIQLNGINYEYQFINKNNKKELKITNITPKTNTQKKMWNQMIQKLALEYQRLHRLCNKFHYFELDHQAILIKENGYFNSLSENYFEGDNDIKQVKADKTKSPQVIATITIGIKEYSILVKAIEKQTRDYKRRGALILANLKSSKSNLQDAFRDWLELRDSILAHYKDDDLKKKAEEAIKKVNESFREMFDAEIKEQIALELLEGSRLPLDHKKFLDMLVDDVEEKFIELVEGTRAHTANIDNYMQRIATALEDDFNTQFYRPAFRYVRETSRYWDVSFAQVDETSILTNNRQFARVSPQATMEFDLPQRDIMINEAFESALAAYSDYGALMNDPNFLALTKLYGGQPASATYTAEGTSPRIRNVLSGTPSVMDEEYLSQGPSSPPKFGSQLEGLIPDPSVYKFETGTAFEVRPVIQPDGQAVVFHLNYEYTTNIREPVRADEKHLGRVKRHFIDTDVQTGNYELREVSRYQVALKASRTSRGVPFLEDVPGLGVLFRPLPQAESALQENIILAQSVIYPTLFDIMGLRWAPAVADLDTLNLRDLEFVTRNRQRVLRNKVSDFASSKVDGYLDIPEKERRGDLYRTQQTIPYNHPSGYTGPGLNLKDSTLQEGYRPQDIRPPSRYIPGKDPAFVPGAREIWTPPADTQNVPLQEGGPPNLESDDSAIFQKSQTNSIPSQSGRSHTNVKASQRSGSRSVNTLPPASPVLLTPPQTRSTLNHKNFDKHINQTSFEEKITPVRVFKFSSPLKALKKLNFMKSQPKQAPGHVRPIGYETSSKHPHDFQQKLFGISSIVRPDKAQPISTETRKPSKTPSAWSRFSERLPKLPYSKK; from the coding sequence ATGTTACGGGCCTTAGGAATCATCTTTCTTGTTTTGTTGGGCATGCTGATCGCTGTTGGTGGGGGGGTACTCAGTCACTTCCTGGTCAACTTCGATTTTATACGGCTCCAAAGCCCCCTGGTTCAACACGGAACAGAGAACCAGAACAAACTTCAACAACCGATCGCTCCTGAGACCTTTTCGCAATCAGAGCAAGTACAAGCCATCCCGATTCAACGGCACACCCGTTCGGCCAGTCCCATCAACTCTGCCCCTGCCCCCAACCAACAAGCATTAACACAAGTAAGCGGCATAGCAACATCCACCCCGCCCGCCGTTCTCACTCCCCTCGTACTGGGAGATACTACTCCCAATACATTTAAAATTGTTGAGGTTGCCAGCGAAGGAGAAATCATCTGGACCGGTGACGCCTTAGTCAATAAAGGAAAGAAACAGATTCTTTTAAAAGCGACCACGAGCACGAAAATCACCTTAGAAAAAGTATCGGGGCTTTTTTTTGAAACGGGGAAAAGCTACACATTAGATCTGAAGCAATTAGAAGGAGCGACAACAACAGTCTCCTTACAATTGCCTGTACAAGTTAGTGCGGATAATAATCAAGCTTCTTTCGTGATCCCGAATTCAAATATCACGAAACCGGGGTCCTACCAATTGAAAATCACTTCCCTTCCTACTCCCCTTACGGTTTGGACGGAAGAGGGCGGTCCCACAAGTCTCGTTTATCCTAAAACAACTCTCAAACCCGTGATCAGCATAGTCTCGGTTCACAAATATGGAACGCCCAATTTTGTTCCTGCCACGATCTATGAAATGTATGACGGGTATCTGCGCGTCAGATTATCGTCGGCTACAGGAAACGAAAAATTCATTTTCGTTAATGATAACAACGTCTTTAAAAAAGAAATCGAAGTGATCAACCGACAGCGTTACCCGAATTCAAGTAATGTCTGGCAATACGAATTAAACGTTCCCACAAAAGACATCACATTTCCGGGAACGATCTATGCCTTGCTGGAACAGGATTCCGCTCATGCATATTCGACAAACGGTATCAAAGTGAATAAAGCAACGTACGTCCGCGATGGTGTGGGGATTACAAGTGCCCTTTACAATTCTGATACTGATTCTCTACTTGAAACACGAGATCCCAACAATTACTTTACAAACCAGACAGAGTTCAAAATCAAGTTCACGGTTCAAACAACCGGTGGCGGAAATGCAGATGGCACGCAACTGGTCGTCAACGATTCCAAGGGAAGTCATCTGGCATTTATCAATATCGGAGCGTTGTCAGAGACCCCTGCGCCTGTTGAACTGACTATTAATTTAAGAACTGTCGGCAAATACACGCTGGTCCCAATGCTCATGCAGGGAAATCAGGTTATCGAATCGGTCAGGATCGATCCGATACAGGTCAGCATCGCCACTCAAGGCCCGATCAAAGGCATCGTTGATGCTTCATTATTCAGTCAGATTCCCAGCGGGAACGAATTCACAATCTCGTTCGATAAAAATTATCCTCTTGATTACACTTCGTTAGTCTTCAATAATGCGACGAGCGCTAACAATACTGTGACTGTAACAAAAGTGGGAGGGGCCAATCCTCCTGTAACAATTACCAGCCTTGAGCCGATTCCAGACAGTAATGCGATCAAGATTAAACTGAGTAATGCGACATCTGCAGGAAACTATCAGATTCAGTTTACAGCGGGTGCCAAAGACCTGCACGGTATAGCCCTGACTGGAACCTACGACGTCCCTAAGTTAGTCATCAGTGATGATATTTCCCTGGCAGGTTCCCGTGGAATTACAGGAACGACGGGGAACTATGTTCCTTATCCTGAATACACAAACCCGAGAGAAAACAGTGTTGGGTTCAACCCTTCAGATAAAGTTGTCACGCGAATTGCACGGCTCTACTATTTCCGAGATGCCCACCGTGTCGCTCAGATTATCAATCGAAAAATCCGCTCCTATAATCGGCACGGCGTCGATATGAAGACCCAGCTCGCCGGAGTCGCATTGAAACTTGCCGAAGCAGCCACAGATCTTCGGAAGCGAAATGAAAAGGCAGCTATCAACGCAGCTGTCAAGGCCCGACAATCCGAAACCAAACTGGAAGACTTGCAGCAGTCGTTAGCCCGAAGAAGCAACGAAATTCAGCAGATACAACGTGATATCCAGAGAATGGAAGGGGATTTAAATAGAAAAGAATTCCTGCAAAACAAGACTTATGAGCAACAGGGAACAACAGAAGAACAAGAAGACAAAGAAGAATTGAGGGAACTAAATAACTCGATCGTACAAGAAAACACGGTAGAACAATTGAAACGAGCTCGACTGAGTCTGTCCACAGCACAAGCGGATTCTGCTCAGACCCGGTCTAAAATCCAGCTTGCTCTCGCTGCTGTGGAAACAGCCAGAGCCGAAGAGATCCGTCTGAACGACGAATGGGATGATACTCAGCGAAAAGAAGAACGGGCATATGCTGAGGAATTCCGAAAACAGGTAGCAGCGGCGCATGAAGATCCCGATTCTTATGCCGAAGGTTCACCAAAATCGGACGATCCAGTCGAGCAGGTTTCGATCTCTGTAATTGGTACAGGCCTCATTCAACTGCGAGGCCCGTTAAAAGGCGTCAATGAAGTCCGCACGATGATCAATCAGATCGACGCTCCGGTCGGTCAGGTTCGAATTTCCCTGCATACAATTCAGATTAATGGTGAGCACGGCGACCGTATGGAAGTCGTCGCCTCTAAAATCCAGCGCTACATTGACCATGCTCGATTTTTAACCAGTCAATCAGCTCAAATACTGCGAAATTCGATCGTCAAAGTCGCCAGTCAGAAAGCAGCCAATATTGATGCCATGTGCCCTGATCATTCGCAGCACGCACGCGATCTCAAATACGTCGAAGCCTTCTTCGGAGCCGACTTTTTACAGGCATTGCATGAACTGGACTCGGAATTTCTGAAAACGGGGAACAAACTTCTTTCTCTGAACTCAATGGATTCCACCAGCCTGTCTTCGGCACTCTTCATGATGGCTTTGGCGAAAAACAGTGTTCGCATGGAGATCCTGGCCGATTTTCAAATGCAAATCGAAACACAATTGCCCCAGGACGAGCAAGATTACTTCATCGCATCAGGGATGACGAAAAAACATGATTTCAAAAAGTTTCACTTCATGGCGCACAATGCCAAGTTTGTTTCCCTGCGTGGCTTCTTCAATGCAGATGTAGCGGGCGATGATACGCTCACCCCCCTGCAGCGCGAATTCATTCGTTTAGCGCAAATCTTCAAAAGCCGTCTGGTCACCGAGATTGAACTGAAGGAACGTATTCTTGAACGCTCCGTCATTGAAGACCGGATCGGGAACTACAAAGACATGCGAAAGGCTGCCCTCAGCGAAGAATCCGACGCTAAAAACGCCGTCAGAAAAGCGAAAACAGTACGCATCAAAGAACTCATGGAACTGACACAAGAATTCCAAAATATGATTACGGTGTTGTCCCAAGATGTGAACTCACTGATTTTACTTCCAACCGATGTTGATACTCAAAACCGTGATTCAAAGACCTGGACAAGCAATAAAACCTATAAGATACAACTTAATGGTATCAATTACGAATATCAGTTCATTAATAAGAATAATAAAAAAGAATTGAAAATTACAAATATCACACCTAAAACTAACACTCAGAAGAAAATGTGGAATCAGATGATCCAAAAATTAGCTCTTGAGTACCAGAGACTACACCGGCTCTGTAATAAATTCCACTACTTCGAACTTGACCATCAAGCAATTCTCATTAAAGAAAACGGCTATTTCAACTCTCTTTCAGAGAATTATTTTGAGGGTGACAATGACATAAAACAAGTCAAAGCAGATAAAACCAAGAGCCCCCAAGTAATCGCGACGATCACGATTGGAATCAAAGAGTATTCCATACTTGTCAAAGCGATTGAAAAACAAACCAGGGATTATAAAAGACGCGGTGCGTTAATTTTAGCAAACCTGAAATCATCTAAATCGAACCTTCAAGATGCCTTTCGAGACTGGCTGGAGTTACGCGACAGCATTCTGGCACACTACAAAGATGATGACCTGAAAAAGAAAGCAGAGGAAGCAATCAAGAAAGTCAACGAGAGTTTTCGAGAGATGTTCGACGCCGAGATCAAAGAACAGATTGCACTGGAATTGCTGGAAGGGTCGCGTCTTCCTCTAGATCATAAGAAATTTCTGGACATGCTCGTCGATGATGTGGAAGAGAAATTCATTGAACTTGTAGAAGGAACGCGGGCACACACAGCGAATATTGATAATTACATGCAACGCATCGCGACTGCCCTGGAAGATGACTTTAACACACAATTCTACAGGCCGGCATTTCGATACGTGCGGGAAACGAGCCGCTATTGGGATGTGAGTTTTGCCCAGGTTGATGAAACCAGTATTTTAACGAATAACCGACAGTTTGCCCGTGTTTCACCTCAGGCAACGATGGAATTCGATCTCCCCCAAAGAGATATTATGATCAACGAAGCCTTTGAATCCGCATTAGCCGCCTACAGTGATTATGGGGCGTTAATGAACGATCCCAATTTCCTGGCGCTGACAAAACTTTACGGCGGGCAGCCGGCCAGTGCAACATACACTGCCGAGGGAACTTCGCCGCGAATTCGTAACGTACTTTCCGGTACCCCTTCCGTGATGGACGAGGAGTACCTCAGCCAGGGACCATCAAGCCCACCCAAATTTGGCTCTCAACTCGAGGGTCTCATCCCCGATCCATCTGTTTACAAATTTGAAACGGGAACCGCCTTTGAAGTCCGCCCGGTCATTCAACCGGATGGCCAAGCCGTCGTCTTCCATTTGAACTACGAATACACCACCAATATTCGCGAACCGGTCCGTGCAGATGAAAAACACCTGGGTCGTGTTAAACGACACTTCATCGACACTGATGTCCAGACAGGTAATTATGAATTGCGCGAAGTTAGCCGTTATCAGGTGGCATTAAAAGCCTCTCGGACTTCAAGAGGGGTCCCCTTCCTCGAAGACGTTCCCGGACTGGGTGTCTTGTTTCGCCCTTTGCCGCAAGCGGAGTCTGCACTTCAGGAAAATATAATTCTGGCCCAATCAGTTATTTACCCCACTCTGTTTGATATCATGGGACTGCGCTGGGCGCCTGCGGTCGCTGATCTCGACACACTCAACTTGCGTGATCTGGAATTTGTCACACGTAACCGTCAACGAGTACTGCGAAATAAAGTCAGCGATTTTGCCAGCAGCAAAGTTGATGGATATCTGGATATTCCAGAGAAAGAACGCCGTGGCGACCTGTATCGGACCCAACAGACGATTCCCTATAACCATCCGTCCGGCTATACCGGCCCGGGGTTGAATTTAAAGGACAGCACCTTACAGGAAGGCTACCGTCCTCAGGATATCCGACCGCCCTCTCGTTACATCCCGGGAAAGGACCCTGCATTCGTTCCCGGAGCGAGAGAAATATGGACGCCTCCTGCAGACACGCAGAATGTGCCCTTGCAGGAAGGGGGGCCACCAAATCTGGAATCGGATGATAGTGCCATTTTCCAGAAAAGTCAGACGAACTCTATCCCGTCACAATCGGGCAGAAGTCACACAAATGTCAAAGCCTCTCAGAGGTCTGGCTCCCGATCTGTGAATACATTGCCCCCTGCTTCTCCTGTTTTGTTGACGCCCCCACAAACGCGATCGACGCTAAATCATAAGAATTTTGATAAACATATCAATCAGACTTCCTTTGAAGAAAAGATTACTCCTGTGCGTGTATTCAAGTTTTCTTCCCCACTCAAAGCTTTGAAGAAGTTGAATTTTATGAAATCTCAACCGAAGCAGGCACCAGGGCATGTGCGACCAATTGGATACGAAACATCGAGTAAGCATCCCCATGATTTCCAACAGAAGTTATTCGGCATTTCTTCCATTGTGAGACCAGATAAAGCACAACCAATATCAACAGAAACTCGGAAGCCCTCTAAAACCCCATCAGCTTGGTCGCGTTTTTCAGAAAGACTCCCCAAACTGCCTTATTCGAAAAAATAG